One window of Acropora palmata chromosome 1, jaAcrPala1.3, whole genome shotgun sequence genomic DNA carries:
- the LOC141875748 gene encoding small ribosomal subunit protein uS13 isoform X2 — MHFNIETYEQCIRAQLLKALVIPEKFQHILRVLNTNIDGKQKIMFALTNIKGVGRRYANIVCKKADIDMNKRAGELTDDEVDRVVTIMQNPRQYKIPDWFLNRQKDIRDGKYSQLLSNNLESKLREDLERLKKIRAHRGLRHYWGLRVRGQHTKTTGRKGRTVGVAKKKN; from the exons ATGCATTTTAATATAGAAACATATGAACAATGTATTAGAGCACAATTGTTAAAG GCCCTGGTAATTCCCGAGAAATTTCAACACATTTTGCGTGTGCTCAACACTAATATTGAtggaaagcaaaaaattatgttTGCGTTGACTAATATAAAG GGTGTAGGGAGAAGGTATGCCAACATTGTATGCAAAAAGGCAGACATTGACATGAACAAACGTGCAGGAGAATTGACAGATGATGAG gTGGATCGAGTGgttaccatcatgcaaaaCCCTCGTCAATACAAGATTCCAGATTGGTTCCTTAACAGGCAAAAGGACATTAGGGATGGAAAGTATTCTCAG TTGCTGTCCAATAACCTTGAAAGTAAGCTTCGAGAAGATCTTGAGAGATTAAAGAAGATACGTGCGCACCGTGGGCTACGTCATTACTGGGG CTTGCGTGTACGTGGTCAACACACCAAGACAACTGGTCGCAAGGGAAGAACTGTTGGTGTTGCCAAGAAAAAGAACTGA
- the LOC141875735 gene encoding uncharacterized protein LOC141875735 gives MADKAGRISKKRERKQDSIDKTVLKKYSRGRRNYFDLGRISKKPERKEESIDKTVLKKYSRGRRNDFDNLKDKRLQRKLKVYESQHNEAAVQAAKSELLLTDQTGFLEAEGLEKTYHFKQRDIANAVDIASASKYFELKLDKFGPYRLSYTRNGRFLLIGGKKGHLATIDWKSKQLGCEIHVRETVRDVKWLHIETMFAVAQKKSVFIYDSQGVELHCLKKHHEPNRLEFLPYHFLLASVGKHGFLVYQDISTGREVADLFTRLGRCDCMAQNPHNAIINLGHHNGTVTMWAPSMKDPLVKMLCHRGPVRAIAVDNKGLYMATAGLDGQMKIWDVRTYKQLQSYYTPSPASCLSISQRGLLAAGHGPLVEVWRDAFTEKQKKPYMKHWFPSCSVDAMQFCPFEDVLGVGHSKGFGSLLIPGAGEPNFDALEANPYQAKKQRQEFEVKALLEKIQPELISLNPMDIVHVTTMPKKDDDDDEVKEKFQPRNKAKGRGSSRKLYLRKKGVEEQRKMEGIKELIKEKQKEKRESEINEHRGIKTVSALDRFQPRKK, from the exons atggcggacaag GCAGGAAGGATCTCAAAGAAAcgtgaaagaaaacaagataGCATTGATAAAACTGTGCTGAAGAAATATTCTAGGGgaagaagaaattatttcGAT CTAGGAAGGATCTCAAAGAaacctgaaagaaaagaagaaagtatTGATAAAACTGTGCTGAAGAAATATTCTAGGGGAAGAAGAAATGATTTTGAT aatttgaAAGACAAGAGActgcaaagaaaactgaaagtCTATGAATCACAGCACAATGAGGCTGCAGTGCAGGCTGCAAAGTCTGAGTTGCTTCTTACTGATCAAACAGG GTTTTTGGAAGCTGAAGGGTTAGAGAAAACTTACCATTTCAAACAAAGAGACATCGCAAACGCTGTTGATATTGCAAGTGCAAGCAAG TATTTTGAATTGAAGCTGGATAAATTTGGACCCTACAGATTAAGTTACACTCGGAATGGGAG atTTCTTTTGATAGGTGGAAAGAAGGGTCACTTGGCTACAATTGACTGGAAAAGTAAACAGCTTGGTTGTGAGATTCATGTACGAGAAACAGTCAGAGATGTTAA ATGGCTACACATTGAGACCATGTTTGCTGTTGCTCAAAAGAAAAGCGTTTTCATCTATGATAGCCAAGGAGTAGAACTACACTGCCTCAAAAAGCATCATGAACCAAATAGATTAGAGTTTCTACCATATCATTTTCTTCTTGCTTCAGTG GGTAAACATGGGTTTCTAGTCTACCAAGACATTTCAACAGGCAGAGAAGTAGCTGACTTATTTACAAGGCTTGGCAGGTGTGATTGTATGGCGCAGAATCCCCACAATGCAATCATAAATTTGGGACATCACAATG GCACTGTTACAATGTGGGCACCTAGTATGAAAGATCCCCTAGTGAAGATGCTATGTCACAGAGGACCTGTACGAGCCATTGCTGTAGACAACAAAGGGCT GTACATGGCAACAGCAGGCTTGGATGGTCAAATGAAGATTTGGGATGTGAGAACATACAAGCAGCTTCAAAGTTATTACACACCTAGTCCAGCAAGCTGTCTTTCCATCAGCCAGCGAGGACTCCTTGCTGCAGGACATGGACCACTTGTAGAG GTATGGCGAGATGCTTTCAcagaaaaacagaagaaacCCTACATGAAGCACTGGTTTCCATCCTGCAGTGTAGATGCAATGCAGTTCTGTCCGTTTGAGGATGTTCTTGGTGTAGGTCACTCCAAGGGGTTTGGCAGTTTACTTATTCCTG gGGCTGGAGAGCCCAATTTTGATGCCTTAGAAGCAAATCCATACCAGGCAAAAAAACAACGGCAAGAATTTGAAGTGAAAGCCCTATTGGAAAAG ATCCAGCCAGAGCTAATTTCTTTAAATCCCATGGATATTGTCCATGTTACAACAATGCCAaagaaagatgatgatgatgatgag GTCAAGGAAAAGTTTCAAccaagaaacaaagcaaagggACGTGGTTCATCGCGTAAACTTTATCTTAGAAAGAAAGGAGTGgaagagcaaagaaaaatg GAAGGGATCAAAGAATTAATCAAAgagaagcaaaaagaaaagcggGAAAGTGAGATCAACGAACACAGAGGCATAAAAACTGTATCTGCTTTGGATAGATTTCAGCCCAGGAAAAAATGA
- the LOC141875748 gene encoding small ribosomal subunit protein uS13 isoform X1, whose product MNINPITPSYPLSLAAIMALVIPEKFQHILRVLNTNIDGKQKIMFALTNIKGVGRRYANIVCKKADIDMNKRAGELTDDEVDRVVTIMQNPRQYKIPDWFLNRQKDIRDGKYSQLLSNNLESKLREDLERLKKIRAHRGLRHYWGLRVRGQHTKTTGRKGRTVGVAKKKN is encoded by the exons ATGAATATAAATCCCATCACCCCCTCCTACCCTCTCTCTTTGGCTGCCATCATG GCCCTGGTAATTCCCGAGAAATTTCAACACATTTTGCGTGTGCTCAACACTAATATTGAtggaaagcaaaaaattatgttTGCGTTGACTAATATAAAG GGTGTAGGGAGAAGGTATGCCAACATTGTATGCAAAAAGGCAGACATTGACATGAACAAACGTGCAGGAGAATTGACAGATGATGAG gTGGATCGAGTGgttaccatcatgcaaaaCCCTCGTCAATACAAGATTCCAGATTGGTTCCTTAACAGGCAAAAGGACATTAGGGATGGAAAGTATTCTCAG TTGCTGTCCAATAACCTTGAAAGTAAGCTTCGAGAAGATCTTGAGAGATTAAAGAAGATACGTGCGCACCGTGGGCTACGTCATTACTGGGG CTTGCGTGTACGTGGTCAACACACCAAGACAACTGGTCGCAAGGGAAGAACTGTTGGTGTTGCCAAGAAAAAGAACTGA